The following nucleotide sequence is from Chryseobacterium sp. CY350.
AGATGACATTCTCCTACAGACATTTCGCATTCCGACACTTATGGCGCAAATTTAATAACAGCACTCTGATATTCCTAAATGTTTAACCAAATGATGTGATAGATAGTTGACCTCTATCGGATCAGTTGATAACGTTCAAGCTAACTCATTAAACAAAATGAAGTTGAAAGGTTATAATAAAGAAGAAACGATCAACAGATCACTGAATATAATTATCAGATAACAGCACTAAATATAAATATTATATTTCAATCCTGCTATTCGCGTTGATTTCCAGCTAAAAAGCAAAATCATTTATGTTGGTAGAAATGTTATATGTCTTTCAAAACTGATGGACTCCAAGATTCAAATTCAACAAAAAATTAAGTGTTAATAACATTTATTTCTCCTAAGTAAGAAAAAAACGTATTTTTGAAAAATTGATTATAAAAAACACAATATACTATGAATTCTTTGGTATTAAAAAGAATGGCCTTAGCGTTTGCATTATCTGCTCCCTATGCTTTTACTCAGGCTCAAAATAAAGCCGAAACGGCTCTTCAGAAGTTCGCAGAAAACTATCCTCAGGAAAAAATTCATCTTCTTTTTAATAAAGATCATTATGTTGCAGGAGAAAATCTGTGGTTTAAATCTTTTGTCTTTGAAGGCTACAATCGGTCAAATATTTCTACGTCTCTTTTTGTTGAACTTTATGACAGCAATAAAAAACTGCTCGACAAAAAAATGATTCCTCTTCTGAAAGGCGAAGGAAGCGGAAGTTTTACATTACCAGCAACCTTAAAGGAAGATGTCTATTTCGTGAGAGCATATACAACATGGATGACCAATTTTAGTGAAGATTTTAATTATCTGCAGCCTATTACAGTTTATAATCCTTCATCTACACAAAAACTTGTTGAAAACGCTGAAAAAGTATGGTCAGCCACAGTACATCCGGAAAGCGGAACTTTTGTTGAGGGTATTGAAACAAAATTTGCAGTGAGATTACGTTCTCCGGGTTCTACATCAACAAACTGGAATGGCTATGTAACAGATTCTGATAATCCGGATCTTCATATTGTGAAATTCACTGGTTTTGACAAAAACGTAGGCTTATTCAATCTAAAACCTCAAGCGGGCAAAAATTATCAGCTAACAGTACAGGATGACAGCGGAAAAAAAATCCAGCTTGATCTTCCAACGGTTACTTCTTCCGGGCTTAACATTCAGGTTGAAAGCAACGAAAAATCGGTGAAATACACTCTCCGAAGTAAAAATATGCCGGCAGAAAATCATCCTTACAAGATATTAGGCACAATTAATAATACTCTCGTTTACAAGGCAATCATATCTAAACTTTCTGATGCCCAATCTGCATCAATACCTACAGATAAACTGATCAATGGAATTTTGAGACTCACTGTTTTTGATAATAAAGAAAATGTAATAGCAGAGCGGCTTTGTTTTGTACAGCCTAAAACACTGCATATCAAAAAACCAAGCATTATTCCTCATCTGAACAGTCAGGAAAAATCGGCAAATGCCCTTACGATAGGAAAAGAGAGTAAATTTGAAAGTTACACTGTTACTGTCTTGGATGCTGACAGCAACAGTCCCGAAGAAGAAAACAGTTTGTTGAGTACATTCTGGCTGAGTGGAGATCTTAATTCACCGATTTACAAACCTGCACAATATTTTTCGGAAAACAGTAATTCGCAGGCTTTGGATGCTCTTTTAATTTCTGAAAAATGGAAACGCTTCGAATGGTATTCTATTATTGCAGGCAATTTTCCTTTTATAAAAAACAAACCCGAGTCTTATATTTCTTACAAGGGAAAGGTTTTGGCACAGGGGAAACCTGCGGTAAATTCAGAATTAAATTTAATATTCAAAATGCCTGATTCTGGCTTAAAATTTCACCAGATAAAAACAGATAATTCAGGTTTTTTTGTTTTAGACAATTTAGTTTTTGAAGATACAATGTCATTTTCTTATCAGCTGAATACTGGTGATAAGTCAATCGCCAACAGTACGCAGGTTTATTTTCAGCCCACATTTAGTTTTGTTCCTTTAAAAAAAGACTTGCCTTCAATTTCTATGAAATTAGCTGACAGAATACAGGGAGAAGAGCTTCCTGCTAAAGTTACTAAATCTATTTCTAATATTACTTTCGAAAAGTTTATCAATGAAAAAATTACTGATATTGAAGAAGTTAAAATAAAAGTCGATAGAAAAAACAAAACCAAGATGCTCAATGATGCATTAAGCAGTCCATTGTTTAAAAGTATGAGCGAAATGGTTTTTGACTTTGTGAATGACAACACGATGATCGGTGGGAACAATATTCTTCAGTGGCTTCAAGGTAGAGTTCCCGGTTTGCAGATCAGATCACAAGGAGCCAACACTACTGCAACCATGCGTGGCGGTACGGTTGATATTTTCTTAGATGAAATGAGAACAGATGCATCACAAATCTCCATGCTTTCTGTTTCAGATGTTGCCATGATAAAAGTAATGAGAGGATTTTTCGCCGGTAGTTTTGGAGGCGGCGGAAACGGAGCAATCGTAATTTACACAAAACGTGGTGGAATAACGGGATCAGTTGATAACGGACAATCTAAGTCATTAAATGAAATGAAGTTGAAAGGTTATGACAAAGAAGAAACTTTTAACAACACAATGTATAAAGATATACAGCCAACTGATCGTGCTAAAGATACACGCAGCACATTGTATTGGAATCCCAATTTACAAAAAGATGACGCAGGATCAGCAAAAGTCGAGTTTTACAACAATGACTACTCTACCCAATTTAAAGTAATCATTATAGGATTTGATCAGGACGATAACCTACTCTATTACAATGAAAATTTAAAATAAAGAGTTTCACAAAACCAATTGCATTCAAGCAGTTGGTTTTTGTTTGAATCTGCATTTGTCTTTAATAACTTAAAAAAACAGTAATTTAGCACTTCCAAAAATTCTGAATGACGACTACACAGTTTATACAATCTACACTCAATATATCCGATAAAAGTATTAATGCTACCCTAAAATTACTTTCAGAAGACTGCACCATTCCTTTTATTTCGCGTTACCGAAAAGATGCAACAGGAAATCTGGATGAAATACAGATCGAACAGATTTCGAAACTCAATAAACAGTTTGATGAAATTGTAAAACGCAAAGAGAGCATTTTAAAATCTATTGAAGAGCAGAATGCCTTATCCTCTGAATTAAAACTTAGAATAAATGAAAGTTTTGACATTCAGGAACTGGAAGATCTGTATCTGCCTTTCAAAAAACGCAGAAAAACAAAAGCTGATGCTGCCAAAGAGAAAGGTTTGGAACCTTTAGCTAAAATTATCATGAGCCAAAAAGCAAATGACATTCAACATTTGGCATCAAAATATCTGAACGATCAGGTCTTATCTGAAGACGAAGCATTGCAGGGCGCAAGAGACATCATGGCAGAATGGATCAATGAAAATATGTACGTCCGTAAAAACCTCCGCCGACTTTTTCAGCGAAAAGCAGTCATCACTTCAAAAGTGGTAAAAGCTAAAAAAGATGACGAAGGCGCACAAAAGTTTTCGCAGTATTTTGAATGGGAAGAAAGTCTCAGCAGAACGCCATCACACAGGCTTTTAGCAATGCTCAGAGCCGAAGCGGAAGGTTTTGTGAAAACAAATATTGACATTGATAAAGATGAAGCGATTGATTTTATTGAAAATGCTATCATTAAATCAAAAAATGAAAGCTCCGAACAGATTTTTTTAGCTATAAAAGATTCCTATAAACGACTTTTGGAACCGGCAATTTCTAACGAAACATTACAGGAAGCCAAAGAAAAAGCAGATAAAAAAGCAATCGAGATCTTTTCTGAAAACCTGAGTCAGCTTCTACTCGCTCCGCCTTTGGGAGAAAAAAGAATTCTTGCGATTGATCCCGGTTATAAAAGTGGTTGCAAAGTAGTCTGCATCGACGAAAAAGGAGATCTACTCCATAATGAAACGCTTTATCCGCATGCACCTCAGAATGAAAGCGGAATGGCAATGAAGAAAATCCGCTCGATGGTGAATGCATACAATATCCAGGCAATATCGATCGGAAACGGAACTGCAAGTCGCGAAACTGAATTTTTCATTAAAAAAATCGCTTTTGATAAGCCTTTGCAGGTTTTTGTAGTTTCTGAAGCCGGAGCTTCGGTTTATTCTGCAAGTAAAATTGCGAGGGATGAATTTCCTAGTTATGATGTGACCGTTCGTGGTGCAGTTTCCATTGGTAGAAGACTGGCCGACCCTTTGGCCGAACTGGTAAAAATTGATGCAAAATCTATCGGTGTCGGACAATATCAACACGATGTAGACCAGACTCAATTAAAAAACGAACTGGATTCAACAGTCATGAAATGCGTAAATTCTGTCGGAATTAATTTAAATACAGCAAGCAAATCTCTGTTAAGCTACGTTTCAGGAATCGGCGAAAAAATGGCCGAAAACATCGTGAATTACCGTGCTGAAAATGGAGCTTTCGAAGACAGAAAGCAATTAAAAAAAGTTCCAAGATTAGGAGAAAAAGCATATCAACAGGCGGCAGCTTTTATCCGGATTACGAATGCGAAAAATCCTTTAGACAATTCTGCCGTTCATCCTGAAGCGTATGGAATTATTGAAAAAATGGCAAAAGATTTAAGTATAAAAACCAATGAACTGATTGCCAATAAAGAAAAAATAGCGCAGATTGATCCTGAAAAATACACCAATGAGACGATTGGTATTTTGGGAATTAAAGATATTTTAAAAGAGCTTGAAAAGCCAGGTTTAGATCCGAGAAAAGCTGCAAAAGTTTTTGAATTTGATCCAAACGTCAAAAGCATCAAAAATCTCAAAACAGGAATGATTCTTCCGGGAATCATCAATAATATCACCGCTTTCGGATGTTTTGTAGACTTAGGGATCAAAGAAAGCGGATTGGTTCATATCTCCCAATTGAAAGAAGGTTATGTTTCTGATGTCAATGAAGTGGTGAAACTTCATCAACACGTTCAGGTAAAAGTGACTGAGGTTGATGAGGCAAGGAAAAGAATTCAACTGAGTATGATTCTGTAATTAAAAACTCATGAAAATTTCAGAACTGAAAAAGAAAGTCAGGTTTGGGAAATTAAGAAACTGCTTGATCAAGATATTTTAAAACAAAAAAATCTGTGAAATCTGTCGATAAAATATTCTCACACAGATTTCACAGAGATAATTTAAATTCTTACAAAGGATATTTTATCGCTTTATCCAACTCAATAGGATTATTATATTTTCTTACAGATTCTCTCAAGCGCTCATTCACTTCACGCGTATTGCTTTGGTTTACTTTGGTTCCGTCGTTCAGGAAAAATTCTTCACTCGATTTTGTGCCACCAGAATTATTTCTAAGCGCATTGATCGGAGAATCATAATATTTCAATTTTGCATTTCTGTACTTATCATAATCAACAGCAACACTTTGTGACGTAAAATAGGAAATGTATTGGTTGACATAAGGTTTTGAAAGTTTCTGATTTTTCACCAGTTCAAACTTGTAATTGTTTTGGTCGTCATAAAGTTCAACAATCAATCCTGGCAGTCCGTGAAATTTATATGGCCCTTCCTGAAAAGGAATTTCGGCAGTAAACCAGGCAATCCAATTTCTTCCGCCCCAAGTTGTTGTGGCTTTTTGTAAATTTAAATCTCTTACCTTCTTTTTTTCGTTGGTCAATTTCCAGTTTTGAGTGTTTTCTGAGGAAAGTTTAAGAACAATATTATCAAGAATATCATAATCATCGTACTTATGTTTTCCGGGTTGATGTACAAGAATACTCGATGTATTGAATTTCGAATCTTTCGGAATCGTAAGATTGTTGGTAACCAAAGAATCACCTACAAAGAAGTCTCGTGGATAATATTTTATTTCTTTTAAATCGATATCCAGATGATAATTTTCTTTTGTGGTAATATTTTGTGTAGAATCTTTTTTGTACTCTACATCATAAATAAAGCGGTGAGCCTGCGCATTTGAAGCCAATGATGCGAAAAAAAATGCTGATAAAAAGATTTTTTTCATAGTGTTTTATTTCTGATTGATAAATTCCTGTTCTTCTTTTGAAAGTAAAATGGTGGTTTCTTTATCTTCTTTAACCGGAACATTTTCCCAGATATTCTTGCTAAGATCTACCTTTGAAACCAAACCCTTCTTCGTAGATTTTGCAAATGTATTGTATATAATTTCTGTACTGAATCTTCGCTCGTCTTTCTGACCGTGATGCATGATAAAAAATTTTTCGCCTGAAGTTTTTTTCAGTGCCTGAATATATTTTCCATCTTTTTTGTAAAAATCGAAGGTCACATTGGCATTGCCTACCTGAAAATCAAACTCTTCACCATCGGTATTTACTCGTTTATAAGCAGGAAAACCGCCTTGTACATAATTAAGGTCATATAAAACCACCACCTTGTCCTTTTTATCATAAGTAATTTCACCATCTATCTCTATCCCGTTTTCAGATTTTATTTTGACACCAATTAATTGCAAATCACCCTGTTCTGACAACAGTCTACCAACATTTTTCGAATTTTTCATCCTCATGTTGATCAACAACCTGTAAATTTCATAGTTAAAAAAGAAATTACCCATTTCATCATGATTAAACTCTTTCGTCTTGACGTTAAATATACTTTTAGAATCATTCTTTTTGAAGTATTTTACATTATTAAGCTGTAATTGCAGCAATTCATCATAATCTTTTTTGTAGCCATACTTAAAATTATAGGCATTCGTTTTACTCCAAAGTTTAGCTTCAGCAATAACCATAATAAAGAGTTTATCATTGTTAAATCCCTTAGATTTGAAGGTAAT
It contains:
- a CDS encoding GLPGLI family protein, which encodes MKKIFLSAFFFASLASNAQAHRFIYDVEYKKDSTQNITTKENYHLDIDLKEIKYYPRDFFVGDSLVTNNLTIPKDSKFNTSSILVHQPGKHKYDDYDILDNIVLKLSSENTQNWKLTNEKKKVRDLNLQKATTTWGGRNWIAWFTAEIPFQEGPYKFHGLPGLIVELYDDQNNYKFELVKNQKLSKPYVNQYISYFTSQSVAVDYDKYRNAKLKYYDSPINALRNNSGGTKSSEEFFLNDGTKVNQSNTREVNERLRESVRKYNNPIELDKAIKYPL
- a CDS encoding Tex family protein, with product MTTTQFIQSTLNISDKSINATLKLLSEDCTIPFISRYRKDATGNLDEIQIEQISKLNKQFDEIVKRKESILKSIEEQNALSSELKLRINESFDIQELEDLYLPFKKRRKTKADAAKEKGLEPLAKIIMSQKANDIQHLASKYLNDQVLSEDEALQGARDIMAEWINENMYVRKNLRRLFQRKAVITSKVVKAKKDDEGAQKFSQYFEWEESLSRTPSHRLLAMLRAEAEGFVKTNIDIDKDEAIDFIENAIIKSKNESSEQIFLAIKDSYKRLLEPAISNETLQEAKEKADKKAIEIFSENLSQLLLAPPLGEKRILAIDPGYKSGCKVVCIDEKGDLLHNETLYPHAPQNESGMAMKKIRSMVNAYNIQAISIGNGTASRETEFFIKKIAFDKPLQVFVVSEAGASVYSASKIARDEFPSYDVTVRGAVSIGRRLADPLAELVKIDAKSIGVGQYQHDVDQTQLKNELDSTVMKCVNSVGINLNTASKSLLSYVSGIGEKMAENIVNYRAENGAFEDRKQLKKVPRLGEKAYQQAAAFIRITNAKNPLDNSAVHPEAYGIIEKMAKDLSIKTNELIANKEKIAQIDPEKYTNETIGILGIKDILKELEKPGLDPRKAAKVFEFDPNVKSIKNLKTGMILPGIINNITAFGCFVDLGIKESGLVHISQLKEGYVSDVNEVVKLHQHVQVKVTEVDEARKRIQLSMIL